The Citrifermentans bemidjiense Bem genome window below encodes:
- a CDS encoding glycosyltransferase family 2 protein translates to MRPGPAALPKFSIIIPVKPEGDVRALSALSQATYPEELFEVLVAYGRQPSVQRNVAARDAKGEILYFLDDDSLVDPGFLERAASHYREPKVAAVGGPSLTPATDSPLQRAIGIAFTSPVGGGGVRNRYRKSGSARYSNDSELILCNLSFRRDIFLTHEGLDERLYPNEENELMDRLQREGHLLVHDPELAIVRSQRKSYRAYVRQMYGYGRGRGEQTLISGKLKPVSLVPSLFLVYILLLPFLAGGIFLLPLLCYLAVVAAASVAGSIAGRDLALLPRLLLVFPTLHLVYGAGVLRGLARPRYRGGKQTHWEVEIRRVKAFA, encoded by the coding sequence TTGCGGCCTGGTCCTGCGGCGCTCCCCAAGTTTTCCATCATCATACCGGTGAAGCCGGAGGGCGACGTGCGAGCCCTGTCCGCCCTGAGCCAGGCGACCTACCCGGAGGAGCTGTTCGAGGTGCTGGTTGCCTACGGCCGTCAGCCCAGCGTGCAGAGAAACGTCGCCGCCCGCGACGCGAAGGGAGAGATCCTTTACTTCCTGGACGACGACTCCCTGGTTGATCCCGGGTTTCTCGAGCGCGCGGCGTCACACTACCGGGAGCCGAAGGTTGCCGCGGTGGGCGGGCCTTCTCTTACCCCCGCCACCGATTCCCCCCTGCAAAGGGCGATAGGGATCGCCTTCACCTCGCCCGTCGGCGGGGGCGGGGTCCGCAACCGCTACCGCAAGAGCGGCAGTGCCCGGTACAGCAACGACAGCGAACTCATCCTCTGCAATCTGAGCTTCAGGCGCGACATCTTCCTGACCCACGAGGGGCTGGACGAGCGGCTTTATCCCAACGAGGAGAACGAGCTGATGGACCGGCTGCAGCGGGAAGGGCACCTACTGGTGCACGACCCCGAGCTGGCCATCGTGCGCAGCCAGCGCAAGAGCTATCGCGCCTATGTGAGGCAGATGTACGGCTACGGCCGGGGGCGCGGCGAGCAGACCCTGATATCGGGAAAGCTGAAGCCGGTCTCCCTCGTGCCGTCGTTGTTTCTGGTCTACATCCTGTTGCTCCCGTTTCTCGCCGGGGGCATATTTTTGCTGCCGCTTCTTTGCTACTTGGCTGTTGTTGCGGCTGCCTCCGTAGCCGGGAGTATTGCAGGGCGGGACCTGGCCCTTTTGCCGAGGCTGTTGCTGGTCTTTCCGACGCTGCACCTGGTCTATGGCGCCGGAGTATTGCGCGGTCTGGCGCGCCCCCGTTACCGGGGCGGGAAGCAGACCCATTGGGAAGTGGAAATCAGGCGTGTGAAGGCGTTCGCATAA
- a CDS encoding glycosyltransferase: MTDHTEALRGKKILFVFASLDLGGAERRGILLADYLQKRLGALVHIVGLSEKPGRLSQLCEQLGLKWSGVPFHWGARRRLPSLLRAVFAIRSAAPDIVLSYTRVPNLVCAWGWKWIGAKALVWNQADEGLLLTDALPYRIAAGVPTCFISNSTGGRKFLLDTYGVPPAKVHLVRNGVALAAPCADRGEWRKQWGVHPNALVAGMVANLSIYKDHETLLRAWSRVVSEYHWESEPLLVLAGRCDGVETRLTGLALELGIQNRVKILGPVDDVAGLLGAIDLFAYSSKSEGLPNGVLEAMAAGLPVVGTDIPGIREALGSQGEGYLSPVGDSTDLAKKIVMLLQDQQLRKTLGQSLQMRIEKEFSLGKMCSSTAELISLSLKQAR, translated from the coding sequence GTGACCGATCACACCGAAGCATTGAGGGGGAAGAAGATACTCTTCGTCTTCGCAAGCCTCGATTTAGGAGGGGCTGAGCGACGCGGCATCCTGCTGGCAGACTATCTCCAGAAGCGGCTTGGGGCCTTGGTCCACATCGTCGGCCTTAGCGAAAAACCGGGCAGGCTCTCCCAGTTATGCGAACAGTTGGGTCTGAAATGGTCCGGCGTTCCCTTTCATTGGGGAGCCAGGCGCCGCCTCCCCTCGTTGCTTCGGGCCGTATTCGCCATACGAAGCGCTGCCCCGGACATCGTCCTTTCCTACACGCGCGTGCCGAACCTCGTTTGTGCCTGGGGGTGGAAGTGGATCGGCGCCAAGGCATTGGTATGGAATCAGGCTGATGAGGGGCTGTTGCTAACCGATGCGCTCCCCTACCGTATCGCTGCAGGCGTTCCGACCTGTTTCATTTCCAACTCGACCGGGGGCAGGAAGTTCTTGCTCGATACCTACGGGGTACCGCCGGCAAAAGTGCATTTGGTTCGCAATGGGGTGGCGCTGGCTGCTCCGTGCGCGGACAGAGGTGAGTGGCGCAAGCAATGGGGTGTCCACCCCAACGCCCTTGTGGCAGGCATGGTCGCCAACCTGAGCATCTACAAGGACCATGAAACGCTTCTACGTGCGTGGAGCCGGGTAGTTTCCGAATACCATTGGGAAAGCGAGCCTTTGCTGGTGCTCGCTGGTCGTTGCGACGGCGTCGAAACCAGGCTGACGGGACTTGCCCTCGAACTCGGCATACAGAATCGGGTCAAGATATTGGGCCCTGTCGATGATGTTGCCGGGCTACTGGGGGCAATCGACCTGTTCGCCTACAGCTCTAAAAGCGAGGGTCTACCCAACGGTGTCCTCGAAGCGATGGCCGCCGGACTTCCCGTTGTGGGTACCGACATCCCCGGAATCCGGGAAGCGTTGGGGAGCCAGGGTGAGGGTTACCTATCCCCTGTAGGGGACAGTACGGATTTGGCCAAGAAGATCGTCATGCTGTTGCAGGACCAGCAGCTGCGCAAGACCCTCGGACAGTCGTTGCAGATGAGGATTGAGAAGGAATTCAGCTTGGGAAAAATGTGCAGCAGTACCGCCGAATTGATCTCTTTATCTCTGAAGCAGGCAAGGTAG
- a CDS encoding flippase codes for MNQGWVSYLPAFLKKRVEGRQELQKVLNNTGWLFGDRLLRMGVGLFVGIWIARYLGPAQYGLLSYAASLVAVFSAIAILGLEGVVIREVVRSPEREQEILGTVFTLRLAAGLFAYLLTMVTVFLLRPTDHLTQMLVGIMGSVLVFGAFDTIDLWFQSKVLSRYVVYAKNAAFILVSALRLALVLLKAPLWTFAAANAAEIGLGAVGLVYVYRANSQRLGSWRITLDRARNLLAASWPLVLSGIVFMVYLRIDQIMLGQMADAHEVGVYASAVKIAEIWFFIPTAIVSSVFPNIVKAKENDEAEFYGRLQKVYNLLAFLGYAVAIPTTFLAGIVVFLFYGEAYASAAPMLVLLIWSDLFANLAVARNAFLMAMNWTRVLLLMVSVGAFVNIVLNYVLVPKYGGVGAAAASLISYWIAGHGACFLYKPLHRTGAMLTRALIYPRFW; via the coding sequence ATGAATCAGGGATGGGTCAGCTATCTTCCGGCGTTCCTCAAGAAGCGGGTCGAGGGAAGGCAGGAACTTCAGAAAGTACTCAACAACACCGGCTGGCTCTTTGGTGACCGCCTGCTCCGCATGGGGGTGGGGCTATTCGTCGGTATCTGGATCGCCCGCTATCTCGGCCCCGCACAGTATGGATTGCTGAGTTATGCTGCGTCTTTGGTTGCCGTATTTTCGGCGATAGCGATTCTGGGTCTGGAAGGTGTTGTCATCCGCGAGGTGGTGCGGTCCCCGGAGAGAGAACAGGAAATTCTCGGTACGGTCTTCACGCTGCGCTTGGCTGCTGGTCTTTTTGCTTACCTTCTCACTATGGTGACCGTATTCCTGCTTCGTCCGACCGACCATCTCACTCAGATGCTTGTCGGAATAATGGGATCGGTATTGGTGTTCGGGGCCTTTGACACAATCGATTTGTGGTTCCAGTCAAAAGTTCTGTCCAGATACGTGGTCTATGCGAAGAATGCTGCGTTCATACTTGTTTCTGCACTGCGACTTGCCCTGGTATTGCTAAAAGCTCCGTTGTGGACTTTCGCGGCGGCAAACGCTGCCGAAATCGGTCTTGGAGCCGTAGGGCTTGTCTATGTTTACCGGGCCAATAGCCAGCGCCTCGGCAGTTGGCGAATAACGCTCGATCGCGCTCGCAACTTATTGGCAGCCAGCTGGCCTTTGGTCCTTTCAGGGATCGTGTTCATGGTTTATCTTCGCATCGACCAGATCATGCTTGGGCAGATGGCTGATGCGCATGAAGTCGGGGTTTACGCATCGGCCGTAAAGATCGCAGAGATATGGTTCTTCATACCGACAGCCATTGTCTCTTCCGTTTTCCCCAACATCGTCAAGGCAAAGGAAAACGATGAAGCTGAATTTTATGGAAGGTTGCAGAAAGTTTACAACTTGCTTGCTTTCCTGGGGTATGCCGTTGCCATTCCTACTACATTTCTGGCGGGTATCGTTGTCTTTCTTTTTTACGGCGAAGCGTATGCCTCGGCTGCTCCTATGCTGGTATTGCTGATCTGGAGCGATCTTTTTGCCAACCTCGCTGTGGCCAGAAATGCTTTTCTGATGGCAATGAATTGGACCCGAGTTCTTCTGCTGATGGTATCAGTGGGGGCATTTGTGAATATAGTTTTGAATTATGTGCTCGTGCCGAAATATGGCGGGGTTGGGGCAGCAGCGGCCTCTTTGATCTCGTACTGGATCGCCGGCCACGGAGCCTGTTTTCTTTATAAGCCGCTGCACAGGACTGGTGCCATGTTAACCAGGGCATTGATATACCCGAGGTTTTGGTAG
- a CDS encoding glycosyltransferase family 4 protein: MAEDPLRVLVLAPTPFFADRGCHVRILEEARAAMACGVELRLVTYHIGNDVPGIHTERIAGFSWYKKLEAGPSWIKPFLDLQLLFKAIKVARQFKPHLIHAHLHEGAFFGAFLKMLIRVPMLFDCQGSLTAEITDHGFVKPGSLLQRFFATLERWINRSSDYIVTSATPTVELLLFDGVPKARVRALIDGVDTGVFAPQPKEEIRAKLGLPQKRPVVVYLGLMNSYQGIDLLLEAAANLKGQGAKLHYLIMGFPEARYREKAEEMGIDDIITFTGRIPYSEAPLYLSAGDLAVSPKVSLTEANGKLFNYIACGLPTVVFDTPVNREILGDAALYAKFGDAADLAGAIGRLAGDRELREVLGEEGRQRAIALHSWQARGKELVEIYKTLNKGKTINKEKI, translated from the coding sequence TTGGCTGAGGATCCTTTGCGCGTACTGGTGCTGGCGCCGACCCCGTTCTTCGCCGACCGCGGCTGCCACGTCCGCATCCTTGAGGAGGCGAGAGCCGCCATGGCCTGCGGCGTCGAGCTGCGCCTGGTAACCTACCACATCGGAAACGACGTCCCCGGCATCCACACCGAGAGGATCGCAGGGTTCTCCTGGTATAAAAAGCTAGAGGCCGGCCCCTCCTGGATCAAGCCCTTCCTCGATCTGCAGCTCCTCTTCAAGGCCATCAAGGTGGCGCGCCAGTTCAAGCCGCACCTGATACACGCCCACCTCCACGAAGGCGCCTTCTTCGGCGCCTTCCTCAAGATGCTGATACGAGTCCCCATGCTCTTCGACTGCCAGGGAAGCCTCACCGCCGAGATCACCGACCACGGCTTCGTAAAGCCCGGCTCCCTGCTGCAGCGCTTCTTCGCCACGCTGGAGCGTTGGATCAACCGCAGCTCCGACTACATCGTCACCAGCGCTACCCCCACTGTGGAACTGCTCCTGTTCGACGGCGTACCGAAGGCCCGAGTCCGCGCCCTCATCGACGGCGTCGACACCGGTGTCTTCGCCCCGCAGCCCAAAGAAGAGATCCGCGCGAAGCTAGGCCTTCCTCAGAAGCGTCCCGTCGTAGTCTACCTGGGGCTGATGAACAGCTACCAGGGTATCGACCTGCTCCTGGAGGCCGCTGCGAACCTGAAGGGACAGGGGGCGAAGCTGCATTACCTGATCATGGGATTTCCCGAGGCACGCTACCGCGAGAAGGCCGAAGAGATGGGGATCGACGACATCATCACCTTCACCGGCAGGATTCCGTACAGCGAAGCGCCGCTTTATCTTAGTGCTGGAGATCTGGCGGTTTCGCCCAAGGTTTCGCTTACCGAGGCGAACGGGAAGCTCTTCAACTACATCGCCTGCGGGCTTCCCACCGTAGTCTTCGACACCCCTGTCAACCGGGAGATATTGGGAGACGCCGCCTTGTATGCCAAGTTCGGCGATGCTGCAGACCTGGCCGGAGCCATTGGTCGGTTGGCAGGTGATCGGGAATTGAGGGAAGTGCTGGGAGAAGAAGGGCGTCAGCGCGCAATCGCCCTCCATTCGTGGCAGGCGAGGGGGAAGGAACTCGTGGAGATCTACAAAACCCTTAACAAGGGCAAAACCATTAACAAGGAGAAAATCTGA
- a CDS encoding class I SAM-dependent methyltransferase: MKEKSVPTETDWTLDSIRRFWNYHGQKPQVDSEYFSFQVGDALLNLLRRVRAFSEQWTVLDFGCGPGFLLERFLAIGNKCYGFDFSNGTVDRVNSKFSGHSNWSGAVSSSSLPISYHQNFFDLVTCMETLEHLLDDMLPTTLNEIHRLLKPQGIAFFTTPANEDLSASHVYCPFCDHEFHKIQHVRSFTQKDISDLLSAHGFKVIYCEAIDLFELQKNKKVTKHNVARSVKYYMNRFLDVVNPIAAQDPRYRMPRCSTGPNLCVVAEKV, from the coding sequence ATGAAAGAGAAGTCGGTTCCAACTGAGACTGATTGGACGCTTGATAGTATAAGGCGGTTCTGGAATTACCACGGACAGAAGCCACAGGTGGACTCTGAATATTTCTCATTCCAGGTCGGCGACGCTCTGTTGAACTTGTTGCGCAGGGTTAGGGCGTTTTCAGAGCAGTGGACCGTTCTCGATTTTGGTTGCGGTCCGGGGTTTCTGTTGGAGCGTTTTCTGGCGATCGGCAACAAATGCTATGGCTTTGATTTTTCAAACGGCACTGTGGACCGAGTGAATTCAAAATTTTCTGGACACTCCAATTGGAGCGGAGCAGTCTCTTCATCCAGTTTGCCAATTAGCTACCATCAAAACTTCTTCGATCTTGTTACCTGCATGGAAACACTGGAGCATTTACTAGATGATATGCTCCCTACGACCCTGAATGAAATACATCGACTTCTCAAGCCACAGGGTATTGCTTTTTTCACTACGCCAGCTAACGAGGACTTATCGGCAAGCCATGTCTATTGTCCATTCTGTGACCATGAATTTCATAAAATACAGCATGTAAGAAGTTTCACACAGAAAGATATTTCGGATTTATTGAGCGCCCACGGGTTCAAAGTGATCTACTGCGAGGCTATAGATCTTTTCGAGCTGCAGAAAAACAAGAAAGTGACAAAGCATAATGTGGCCCGATCTGTGAAGTATTACATGAATAGATTTCTTGACGTGGTGAACCCGATCGCAGCACAAGATCCCCGATACCGAATGCCGAGATGTAGTACCGGCCCCAACTTGTGTGTTGTTGCCGAAAAGGTGTGA
- a CDS encoding glycosyltransferase family 4 protein: MTATEKDLLFMKLNMSLPVRVLVAIGKLLGRCLPLKNPSALFFFFPFYHVGGAEKVHGAIVRCFSAHSPWVFFTKKSVNNGFLSLFGNKAQLFDIWPLLKYGYPLSVGVMAGVVNRHKDAVVFGSNSLFYSLLVGHLAPSVRVIDLVHAFGGGSEIFTLPVANRLDARVAINGKTVSDLKEQYREAGLPQALAERVVLIENFVDVPANYPVKEQQAQLKLLYVGRGSEEKRVHLVGRIASRCRQLSLPVEVIIVGDALQAVDGADRGACTFLGELADQVELLRIYGEADLLLLTSTREGFPMVIMEAMAQGVVPVSTDVGGIPTHVSSGHNGWLVSAGLSEDGIVEEMVAIVARMCRDREPLNAMSVAAYEYARKNFGGERFCSSYRSLLLAAGGN, from the coding sequence ATGACGGCCACGGAAAAAGACCTGCTTTTCATGAAGCTGAACATGTCGTTACCGGTAAGGGTGCTAGTGGCGATCGGCAAACTCCTTGGACGCTGTCTGCCATTAAAGAACCCCTCAGCGCTCTTTTTTTTCTTTCCCTTCTACCACGTAGGGGGGGCGGAGAAGGTGCATGGCGCCATTGTCCGCTGCTTCTCTGCTCACTCGCCATGGGTTTTTTTCACCAAGAAGTCTGTGAACAACGGCTTCCTCTCTCTTTTTGGAAATAAGGCACAGTTGTTCGACATCTGGCCTTTGCTCAAGTACGGCTACCCGTTAAGCGTGGGAGTGATGGCTGGGGTGGTTAACCGCCACAAAGACGCAGTCGTCTTTGGAAGTAACAGTCTTTTTTACTCGCTGCTGGTGGGACATCTTGCTCCCTCGGTAAGGGTCATCGATTTGGTGCATGCCTTTGGAGGCGGCTCCGAGATATTTACCCTCCCTGTTGCCAACCGGCTCGATGCCCGCGTGGCGATAAACGGCAAGACGGTTTCCGATCTGAAAGAGCAGTACCGTGAAGCCGGTTTGCCGCAGGCTCTTGCCGAACGGGTCGTGCTGATAGAAAACTTCGTGGATGTTCCTGCCAACTACCCGGTGAAGGAACAACAAGCCCAACTGAAACTGCTCTATGTCGGCAGGGGATCGGAGGAGAAGCGGGTGCATCTGGTCGGGCGCATTGCTTCCCGCTGTCGCCAGCTGTCGCTTCCCGTCGAGGTAATCATTGTCGGGGATGCGCTACAGGCGGTCGACGGGGCGGACAGGGGAGCTTGCACTTTCCTAGGGGAGCTTGCCGACCAGGTCGAGTTGCTGAGGATCTATGGCGAGGCGGATTTACTGCTCCTTACCTCGACCCGCGAAGGTTTCCCCATGGTGATCATGGAGGCTATGGCGCAGGGTGTCGTACCCGTTTCCACCGACGTCGGCGGCATACCGACCCACGTCTCTTCCGGCCACAACGGATGGCTGGTATCCGCAGGGCTAAGCGAAGACGGGATCGTCGAGGAGATGGTTGCCATCGTAGCCAGGATGTGCCGTGATCGTGAGCCGTTGAACGCGATGTCGGTCGCAGCCTACGAGTACGCGCGTAAAAACTTCGGCGGCGAGAGGTTCTGCTCCTCATACCGCTCTTTGCTGTTGGCTGCAGGTGGAAACTGA
- a CDS encoding DUF362 domain-containing protein has translation MEDGHVVIRAKGSSGASVPQYPDVSELQSTIADLLLDGGFGRIDKNAPMKDLIEPGMTVLLKPNWVLHKNYSSQGNDCLVTHPNVIEAVLLEVLKAKPGRVVIGDAPIQECDFDMLVPHEWRERMQSLASCPVDIVDFRRTVLRKGGFGEGQDRELRGEDRYLLFDLGKDSLLEPVSTPESRFRITCYDPDLLARRHHKGKHEYLLAKEPFEADVIINLPKLKCHKKAGMTGALKNIVGLNGNKEFLPHHRLGGKGDGGDCYPGQSVLKSMAERCFDEANRVIGTQQCQRWLKRSGRLIRIQSLVGNPEIEGGWHGNDTVWRMTLDLNRLLLYGRADGTMSDTAVRRVYSFTDAVIAGEGEGPLAPRPVTLGVLSFAASSAFADLVGASLMQFDWRKIPAVREAFGHFRYPLTGLSPDGCRVICNGEKMSPEEAAKRFGKAFLASAGWRGHIEREGSGK, from the coding sequence ATGGAAGATGGTCATGTCGTGATACGAGCAAAAGGATCGTCTGGTGCTTCAGTACCTCAATATCCGGATGTTTCCGAGTTGCAATCGACTATTGCGGATCTCCTGCTCGATGGAGGCTTTGGTCGCATAGACAAGAATGCCCCGATGAAAGATCTTATCGAGCCTGGCATGACCGTCTTACTGAAGCCGAACTGGGTTCTTCACAAGAATTACAGTAGCCAAGGAAACGATTGCCTGGTGACGCACCCCAACGTTATCGAGGCAGTCTTGCTGGAGGTGCTCAAGGCGAAGCCGGGCCGGGTCGTCATCGGCGATGCTCCCATCCAAGAGTGTGACTTCGACATGCTGGTGCCGCATGAATGGCGTGAGAGGATGCAAAGCCTGGCATCCTGTCCGGTCGACATCGTCGACTTCCGCCGCACCGTCCTTCGCAAAGGCGGCTTCGGCGAAGGGCAGGATCGCGAGCTTCGGGGTGAAGATCGCTATCTCCTTTTCGACCTGGGAAAAGACAGCCTGCTGGAGCCCGTTTCAACGCCGGAGAGCCGCTTTCGAATCACCTGTTACGATCCGGATCTGCTGGCCCGGCGCCACCACAAGGGGAAACACGAGTACCTGCTCGCAAAGGAACCGTTTGAGGCCGATGTCATCATCAACCTGCCCAAGCTGAAGTGCCACAAGAAGGCGGGGATGACCGGCGCATTGAAAAACATCGTCGGGCTGAACGGCAACAAGGAATTTCTGCCGCACCACCGGCTGGGCGGCAAAGGGGATGGCGGGGACTGCTATCCCGGCCAGTCGGTGCTGAAGTCCATGGCCGAGCGTTGCTTTGACGAGGCCAACAGAGTCATAGGCACCCAGCAGTGCCAGCGGTGGCTGAAGCGGTCCGGGCGGCTGATCCGGATTCAGAGCCTCGTGGGAAATCCTGAGATCGAAGGTGGGTGGCATGGCAATGATACGGTGTGGCGCATGACGCTGGACCTTAACCGACTGCTACTTTACGGACGCGCTGACGGGACAATGTCGGACACTGCTGTGCGCCGTGTTTACTCGTTTACCGATGCCGTCATTGCCGGCGAGGGGGAAGGGCCCTTGGCCCCACGCCCCGTCACCCTCGGAGTCCTGTCCTTTGCGGCGTCATCGGCATTCGCCGATTTGGTGGGTGCGTCGCTGATGCAATTCGACTGGCGGAAGATACCCGCGGTGCGGGAGGCTTTTGGGCATTTCCGTTACCCGTTGACCGGGCTGTCCCCCGACGGGTGCCGGGTGATCTGCAACGGAGAAAAGATGTCTCCTGAAGAGGCCGCAAAGCGGTTCGGGAAGGCGTTCCTGGCCTCTGCCGGCTGGCGTGGCCACATAGAGCGGGAAGGGAGCGGTAAATGA
- a CDS encoding glycosyltransferase family 2 protein: protein MDLSIVVPIYNEEDNIPILHDRVTEALGDTPIEYELILVDDGSSDNSYSGLKRLAAKDDRVKVIRLRRNFGQTAAMAAGFDCASGRVVVPMDGDLQNDPLDIPLLLARIDEGYDVVSGWRKDRKDTFVNRKLPSILANGMISRMTGVHLHDYGCTLKAYRRDVLDDVNLYGEMHRFVPALAHQVGARVTEMPVRHHERLHGKSKYGISRTMKVILDLMTVKFLLSYSTKPIQLFGRWGIYTLAAGCLSGAVTVYMKFFDGMSMNRNPLLILTAFLLFMGVQFIVLGLLAELSARTYYEAQGKPIYNIKEKLNFG, encoded by the coding sequence GTGGATCTCAGCATCGTAGTCCCCATTTACAACGAGGAAGACAACATCCCGATTCTGCACGACCGGGTCACCGAGGCGCTGGGCGACACCCCGATCGAGTACGAGCTGATCCTCGTCGACGACGGTTCTTCGGACAACTCCTATTCCGGGCTAAAGCGTCTGGCCGCGAAGGACGACCGGGTCAAGGTGATACGCCTGCGCCGCAATTTCGGGCAGACCGCCGCCATGGCCGCCGGCTTCGACTGCGCCTCCGGGCGCGTGGTAGTTCCCATGGACGGGGACCTCCAGAACGACCCGCTCGACATCCCGCTGCTTTTGGCGCGGATCGACGAGGGATACGATGTGGTATCCGGGTGGCGCAAGGACCGCAAAGACACCTTCGTGAACAGGAAGCTTCCTTCCATTCTTGCCAACGGCATGATCTCCAGGATGACCGGCGTGCATCTGCACGACTACGGCTGCACCCTGAAGGCATACCGTCGCGACGTGCTGGACGACGTCAACCTATACGGGGAGATGCACCGCTTTGTCCCTGCCCTGGCGCACCAGGTCGGCGCCCGGGTGACCGAGATGCCGGTGCGTCACCACGAAAGGCTGCACGGCAAGAGCAAGTACGGCATCTCCCGCACCATGAAGGTCATCCTCGACCTGATGACTGTGAAATTTCTGTTGAGCTACTCGACCAAACCGATCCAGCTCTTCGGCCGCTGGGGGATCTACACCCTCGCCGCCGGGTGCTTAAGCGGTGCGGTCACCGTCTACATGAAGTTCTTCGACGGCATGAGCATGAACAGAAACCCGCTCCTCATCCTGACCGCGTTCCTCCTCTTCATGGGGGTGCAGTTCATCGTCCTCGGGCTTTTGGCCGAACTCTCCGCAAGGACCTACTACGAGGCGCAGGGGAAGCCGATCTACAACATAAAGGAAAAGCTCAACTTTGGCTGA
- a CDS encoding ATP-grasp domain-containing protein, producing MRIGIHPDRDRAFSDKWRDFLTERGVEVVLLDLLGPQAIEEAKSCDGIMRRWFHIQDDKQSARVILQAIESSLKKPVFPSVATSWHFDDKIAQYYLLSALGAPQPAAWVWWEKERALEWTKSASYPVIFKLTAGAGSSNVVKVETRQDAMSLIDQMFDRGIFPMMMNEYRPAFLPKTRRQAKQRALRFVDAARHIVAGEFPALPDAWWKPEKGYAFFQEFLPGNEYDTRVTVVGERAFAFRRMNRPGDFRASGSGNIDWNPEAVDPACLELAFEVSRKADFQTMAYDFLYRNGKPVICEISYTFVDTAVHSCPGHWDRQLQWHEGHMWPQEAQVEDFIEEVGNRRRGATPQATVPGATVTGTQG from the coding sequence ATGAGAATAGGGATCCATCCGGACCGTGACAGGGCATTCTCGGACAAGTGGCGTGACTTCCTCACCGAGCGAGGAGTGGAAGTCGTGCTGCTTGACTTGCTTGGCCCGCAAGCGATCGAAGAGGCGAAGTCATGCGATGGGATCATGCGGCGCTGGTTCCACATCCAGGACGACAAGCAGTCGGCTCGCGTCATATTGCAGGCCATTGAAAGCTCGCTGAAAAAGCCGGTGTTTCCCTCAGTCGCCACCTCCTGGCACTTTGACGACAAGATTGCCCAATACTATCTTCTGTCTGCCCTCGGGGCGCCGCAACCTGCAGCTTGGGTCTGGTGGGAGAAGGAGAGGGCGCTGGAATGGACCAAAAGTGCTTCTTATCCCGTCATCTTTAAACTCACCGCTGGAGCGGGTTCGTCCAATGTCGTGAAGGTCGAAACCCGACAGGATGCTATGTCGCTTATCGACCAGATGTTCGACCGCGGCATATTTCCGATGATGATGAACGAATATCGTCCCGCCTTTTTGCCCAAAACGCGGCGTCAGGCAAAGCAGCGGGCACTCCGCTTTGTAGATGCGGCCAGGCACATCGTCGCCGGGGAGTTTCCCGCCCTTCCCGATGCGTGGTGGAAGCCGGAGAAAGGTTATGCTTTCTTCCAGGAATTCCTGCCAGGCAACGAGTACGACACCCGGGTAACGGTGGTCGGTGAGCGCGCTTTCGCCTTCCGGCGTATGAATCGCCCCGGAGATTTTCGCGCCTCGGGAAGCGGCAACATCGATTGGAATCCCGAAGCGGTCGATCCTGCGTGTCTTGAACTTGCCTTTGAGGTTTCCCGGAAAGCGGATTTTCAGACCATGGCTTACGACTTTCTCTACCGAAACGGCAAGCCCGTCATCTGCGAGATCAGCTATACCTTCGTGGATACTGCCGTTCACAGCTGCCCGGGACATTGGGACCGGCAGCTTCAGTGGCATGAGGGGCACATGTGGCCACAGGAAGCACAGGTGGAAGATTTCATCGAAGAGGTCGGCAACCGGCGCAGGGGGGCAACCCCGCAAGCAACGGTACCCGGCGCCACTGTGACAGGAACACAAGGTTGA
- a CDS encoding winged helix-turn-helix transcriptional regulator — protein sequence MNGDDEKVLDTYRSFLLLSEISGDQQLSQRELAKRLGIALGLVNSYLKNLVAKGFIRVNNFPKNRYAYLLTPKGFAEKSRLAYQHLSYFSGLYTVARQDYLKLFKGMAAQGVTSVAFCGIDEVAEIAYLSLKEAGMEMVMAMDTDKAGAKFFDRVVVTPAIGLLSGNHNIVITSFKRGEALREELLRVGVDPGRIYQAGQK from the coding sequence ATGAACGGTGACGATGAAAAGGTTTTAGATACTTATCGCTCTTTCCTCCTCCTCTCGGAGATCTCCGGCGACCAGCAACTCTCCCAGCGCGAACTCGCCAAACGTCTCGGCATCGCCCTGGGCCTGGTCAACTCCTACCTTAAGAACCTGGTCGCCAAGGGCTTCATCCGGGTCAACAACTTCCCCAAGAACCGCTACGCCTATCTCCTCACCCCCAAAGGTTTCGCCGAAAAAAGCCGCCTTGCCTACCAGCACCTGAGCTATTTCTCGGGGCTCTACACCGTGGCGCGCCAGGACTACCTGAAGCTCTTCAAGGGGATGGCAGCCCAGGGTGTAACAAGTGTCGCTTTCTGCGGCATAGACGAGGTTGCCGAGATCGCCTATCTCTCCCTCAAAGAAGCGGGGATGGAAATGGTGATGGCCATGGATACCGACAAAGCCGGCGCAAAGTTCTTCGACCGGGTCGTGGTGACCCCGGCGATAGGCCTTTTGTCAGGCAACCACAACATCGTCATCACCTCCTTTAAGCGCGGCGAGGCCCTGCGCGAGGAACTCCTCAGGGTGGGAGTCGACCCCGGGCGGATTTACCAGGCGGGACAGAAGTAA